Proteins from a genomic interval of Pirellulales bacterium:
- a CDS encoding MFS transporter, producing MKPRTGPVFALCVLFAINMMNFFDRNILGAVGELVRKEWDLSDTALGWLGTAFLVLYAAIGVPLGRMADRGNRSMILAGGVFVWSVLTALSGMAQNFFQMAGLRLAVGVGEATCAPASSSLIGDLFPATSRARALAVFMLGLPLGTAACYAVSGTVAQKFGWQAAFYIAMVPGFLCAIGAFFICEPARGSSEKHNIGTRKRDGSPYWLVLSTPTMRWIIASGALHNFNMYIIGGFLTIFMMRYHGRNIAQAGNTVMLVYGLAGIPGLFLGGFLGDRLIHTRKNGRMLVAAVALAISVPLLYFSLERPAGDVLGFSALFFAGCGMMYTYYSTVYSTVQDVIEPSLRGTAMALYFCAMYAFGGMFGPPVFGAVSDHFTARAAVQEGVSLEGLTGAERQKALEPFKPIGTHSAMYLLPLVNLGLAAVLFAGTRTVAADAERLQKWMRETTEQDEKQQLEKVGA from the coding sequence ATGAAACCGCGCACTGGGCCAGTATTTGCGCTATGCGTTTTGTTTGCCATCAACATGATGAACTTCTTCGATCGCAATATCTTGGGCGCGGTCGGAGAACTGGTGCGCAAGGAATGGGATTTGAGTGACACTGCCCTGGGGTGGTTGGGGACAGCCTTCCTGGTGTTATATGCGGCGATCGGGGTGCCGCTGGGCCGCATGGCAGACCGGGGCAACCGCTCGATGATCCTGGCTGGGGGCGTCTTCGTGTGGAGCGTGCTGACGGCGCTATCGGGAATGGCGCAGAACTTCTTTCAAATGGCCGGCCTGCGACTCGCGGTTGGCGTCGGCGAGGCAACCTGCGCCCCTGCCTCTTCCTCGTTGATCGGAGATTTGTTTCCTGCGACCAGTCGTGCGCGGGCTTTGGCCGTGTTCATGCTCGGCCTGCCATTGGGAACCGCCGCGTGCTATGCCGTAAGCGGCACTGTGGCGCAGAAGTTCGGTTGGCAGGCTGCCTTTTACATCGCCATGGTCCCTGGATTCCTCTGCGCAATAGGAGCGTTTTTTATCTGCGAACCGGCGCGCGGCTCTAGTGAAAAACACAACATCGGCACCCGCAAGCGCGACGGCTCTCCCTATTGGCTCGTCCTGTCGACGCCTACGATGCGGTGGATTATCGCCTCGGGAGCCCTGCACAATTTCAACATGTATATCATCGGCGGTTTCTTGACGATCTTCATGATGCGGTATCACGGTCGCAACATCGCGCAGGCCGGCAACACTGTGATGCTCGTGTACGGATTGGCCGGCATCCCGGGACTGTTTCTCGGCGGATTTCTAGGAGATCGGCTGATTCACACGCGGAAAAATGGCCGGATGTTAGTCGCCGCCGTCGCCCTCGCGATCTCCGTTCCGCTCCTCTATTTCTCGTTAGAGCGACCAGCCGGTGATGTCTTGGGTTTCAGCGCTTTGTTCTTCGCCGGATGCGGAATGATGTACACCTACTACTCGACGGTGTATTCCACGGTGCAAGACGTTATCGAGCCATCGCTGCGTGGTACGGCAATGGCCTTGTATTTCTGCGCGATGTACGCCTTTGGCGGTATGTTCGGTCCGCCGGTGTTCGGTGCCGTTAGTGACCATTTCACCGCGCGTGCCGCCGTGCAGGAAGGCGTCAGCCTCGAAGGCTTGACCGGGGCCGAGCGGCAGAAGGCACTAGAACCCTTTAAGCCCATTGGGACACACAGCGCGATGTATCTGTTGCCATTGGTGAACCTGGGGCTCGCCGCGGTATTGTTCGCGGGCACGCGCACTGTGGCTGCCGACGCCGAGCGGTTGCAGAAGTGGATGCGCGAAACGACGGAACAGGACGAAAAGCAACAACTTGAAAAAGTTGGCGCCTAG
- a CDS encoding tetratricopeptide repeat protein has translation MTPTEVTVDMVAGQKKQVPVNDIDLITYDGEPPELKLARSEVSNANYEGALKSLDKVDAAKISRAEIKQDLQFYKAFSLARMALAGTGKVGDAGSLMRTFVKENPSSYHYLPAAELLGDLFAAIGKPELAYEQYSAVERAPWPEYKMRGGVAKGRILLQQQKYPEALAAFDAVLKLAGDEKGPAAAQRLAAQLGKANCLAATGQADTAIGLVQEVIDKADSDDVDINARAYLTLGNCYRQKEGAVKDALLAYLHVDLLYPGNREAHAEALANLARIWNELGKPERALQATQLLKDRYASSVWAKQ, from the coding sequence ATGACCCCGACCGAAGTCACGGTTGACATGGTGGCCGGACAGAAGAAGCAAGTTCCGGTGAACGACATCGACCTTATCACCTACGACGGGGAGCCGCCCGAGTTGAAGCTCGCTCGCAGCGAGGTCTCGAACGCTAACTACGAAGGAGCGCTCAAGTCGCTCGACAAAGTCGATGCGGCCAAGATCAGCCGTGCAGAAATCAAACAAGACTTGCAATTCTACAAGGCGTTCAGTCTCGCGCGCATGGCCTTGGCCGGGACCGGCAAAGTCGGCGATGCGGGCAGCTTGATGCGTACCTTCGTCAAGGAGAACCCCTCCAGTTACCATTACCTGCCTGCTGCCGAGCTTCTCGGTGATCTCTTCGCGGCCATCGGCAAGCCGGAATTGGCCTATGAACAGTATTCCGCAGTCGAAAGGGCACCCTGGCCCGAGTACAAGATGCGCGGAGGAGTCGCCAAGGGGCGCATTCTATTGCAACAGCAGAAGTACCCCGAGGCGTTGGCCGCTTTCGACGCCGTGCTCAAATTGGCTGGCGATGAGAAAGGCCCAGCGGCCGCGCAACGCCTCGCCGCGCAACTGGGCAAGGCGAATTGCCTGGCCGCAACCGGCCAGGCCGACACCGCGATCGGCTTGGTTCAAGAGGTGATCGACAAAGCGGATAGCGACGACGTTGACATCAACGCCCGCGCCTACCTGACGCTTGGCAATTGCTATCGTCAAAAGGAGGGAGCCGTCAAGGACGCGCTGCTCGCCTATTTGCACGTCGATCTGCTGTATCCCGGCAATCGTGAAGCCCATGCCGAGGCGCTCGCCAACCTGGCGCGGATTTGGAACGAACTCGGCAAGCCGGAGCGCGCGTTGCAAGCCACGCAGCTCTTGAAGGATCGCTACGCCAGCAGCGTGTGGGCCAAGCAGTGA
- the galE gene encoding UDP-glucose 4-epimerase GalE: MNILVTGGAGYIGSHAVRLLVRAGHEVWCYDNLSRGNRQAALIGRLIVGDVADRARLEAVLRAHKIEAVMHFAAFALVGESVTRPELYYQNNVIGSLALLEAMRASGVSRIVFSSTTATYGVPDRMPITEDTLQRPINPYGFSKLVIEQALADYAHAYGFGYAALRYFNAAGASPEGDLGEVDRFKTRLIPQVLAAALGLRRDITIFGDDYPTPDGTCIRDYIHVDDLGAAHLQALQRLQPGTGLCLNLGTGKGHSVRQVIDACRQVTGRDIAESVVARRPGDPPELVADASRAREALDWEPRYPDLEQIVSTAWRWHSTHLNGYE, from the coding sequence GTGAATATTCTGGTGACCGGCGGCGCGGGCTACATCGGCAGCCATGCCGTGCGTCTTTTAGTGCGCGCCGGACACGAAGTTTGGTGCTACGACAATCTGTCGCGCGGCAACCGCCAGGCGGCGTTGATTGGCCGATTGATCGTGGGAGATGTTGCAGATCGCGCCCGGCTGGAAGCCGTCCTGCGCGCACACAAGATCGAAGCAGTGATGCATTTCGCGGCCTTCGCGCTGGTTGGCGAATCGGTGACGCGACCGGAACTCTACTACCAGAATAACGTCATTGGCAGTCTGGCGTTGCTCGAAGCGATGCGCGCCTCCGGCGTTAGCAGGATAGTATTTTCGAGTACGACTGCCACGTATGGCGTCCCGGATCGCATGCCCATCACCGAGGATACTCTGCAACGCCCCATCAATCCCTACGGTTTTAGCAAGCTGGTTATCGAACAGGCGCTGGCGGATTATGCGCACGCCTACGGCTTTGGGTACGCGGCCTTGCGTTATTTCAACGCCGCCGGCGCCAGTCCCGAAGGGGATCTAGGGGAAGTCGATCGCTTCAAGACACGCCTGATACCGCAGGTGCTTGCCGCGGCGCTCGGGCTACGCCGCGATATAACGATCTTCGGCGACGACTACCCCACGCCCGATGGAACTTGTATTCGCGACTACATCCACGTCGACGATTTGGGAGCCGCGCATTTGCAGGCACTCCAGCGGCTGCAGCCCGGCACTGGCCTGTGCTTGAATCTCGGGACTGGCAAGGGGCACAGCGTACGGCAAGTGATCGACGCCTGTCGACAGGTGACCGGCCGTGACATTGCCGAGAGCGTCGTCGCCCGCCGTCCGGGCGATCCTCCGGAACTGGTGGCAGATGCGTCCCGCGCCCGAGAGGCTCTGGATTGGGAGCCGCGTTATCCGGACCTAGAACAAATCGTCTCCACCGCCTGGCGCTGGCACAGCACGCACTTGAACGGTTACGAGTAA
- a CDS encoding helix-hairpin-helix domain-containing protein: MPRNSEPDAPRWLLRRADQAAVGGLVALALVAMAGWWFVQGGWRGRLIERDRLPQQTAQFQVDVNAADWPELSQLPGIGEALARRIVESRQQHGPFADHQELRRVRGIGPRTLERISPFLLPLPETANVAGR, from the coding sequence ATGCCGCGCAATTCAGAACCTGATGCTCCGCGATGGCTGCTGCGACGCGCCGATCAAGCCGCCGTGGGAGGCTTGGTTGCGCTCGCGCTGGTGGCCATGGCGGGCTGGTGGTTCGTCCAAGGGGGCTGGCGCGGCCGACTGATCGAGCGTGATCGTCTGCCGCAGCAGACGGCCCAATTCCAAGTAGACGTTAACGCGGCCGATTGGCCGGAGCTGTCGCAGTTGCCCGGCATCGGCGAGGCGCTCGCCCGGCGGATAGTGGAATCGCGTCAGCAGCATGGCCCGTTTGCCGATCACCAGGAGCTTCGTCGCGTGCGCGGCATTGGTCCGCGCACTCTGGAGCGGATCTCGCCATTTTTACTCCCGCTGCCTGAGACGGCAAACGTCGCCGGACGTTGA
- a CDS encoding tyrosine recombinase: protein MSPSKRQLLRRAAQSGATADHPWIEAFSGYLRSECHLAVNTVDAYRRDLRRFFEWLEKRTIPALTITDLAQYAGWLHDRQLAPASLARHLVSLKLFFRYLQLEGVLADNLAELLGSQKLWQRVPEVLAPQIIDRMLEGPVAGQPCWRRDRAMLELLYASGCRASELSGMQLRDVHLDDGHCLCHGKGDKQRLVPLGRRAVEAVRQYLEHERPKLAACSLLPPPWLLLSRRGQRLRRERIWELVKRYAVAAGAPESVGPHTLRHTFATHLLAGGADLRQVQEMLGHASIATTQIYTHVDATRLKAIHRQFHPRG, encoded by the coding sequence ATGTCACCTTCCAAAAGACAGCTTTTGCGTCGCGCCGCCCAAAGTGGTGCGACTGCCGATCATCCCTGGATCGAAGCGTTCTCAGGCTATCTGCGCAGCGAGTGCCATTTGGCCGTGAACACCGTTGATGCATATCGCCGCGATTTACGCCGCTTCTTCGAATGGCTCGAGAAACGCACGATACCGGCGCTCACAATCACCGACCTCGCCCAATACGCAGGCTGGCTGCACGACCGCCAACTGGCGCCGGCAAGCCTGGCGCGGCATTTGGTATCGTTGAAACTGTTTTTTCGTTATCTGCAGTTAGAGGGGGTGCTGGCCGACAATCTGGCTGAGCTGCTCGGCAGCCAGAAGCTATGGCAGCGCGTGCCCGAAGTGCTGGCGCCGCAGATTATCGACCGCATGCTCGAGGGGCCCGTCGCCGGCCAACCGTGCTGGAGGCGCGATCGCGCCATGTTGGAATTGCTCTATGCCAGCGGCTGCCGCGCCTCGGAACTCTCTGGCATGCAATTGCGCGACGTACACCTCGACGATGGACACTGCCTGTGCCACGGCAAAGGAGATAAGCAACGGCTGGTGCCGCTCGGCCGTCGCGCCGTTGAAGCCGTGCGACAATATCTGGAACACGAACGGCCCAAGCTGGCTGCCTGCTCGCTATTGCCGCCACCTTGGCTGCTGCTTTCGCGGCGCGGACAACGGCTGCGGCGAGAACGGATCTGGGAACTGGTCAAGCGCTATGCCGTGGCGGCCGGCGCGCCGGAATCGGTCGGGCCCCACACCCTGCGGCATACGTTCGCCACACACCTTCTGGCTGGCGGCGCCGATCTACGTCAGGTGCAAGAAATGCTCGGACACGCCAGCATCGCCACGACGCAGATCTACACGCATGTCGACGCGACCCGACTCAAGGCCATCCATCGGCAGTTTCATCCGCGTGGGTAG
- a CDS encoding response regulator transcription factor — translation MPIRLLIADDHLVVRTGLKSLVASTEIEIVGEATSGGECVRLAQELLPDVVLLDIRMPDGDGLNALSRLKLDKPALPVLVFSTYDNPTYVARAVALGANGYLSKGSTRNELVSAIQTVAKGENAWTRDELRRVTGALATPRLASDIDVPLTQRESEVLRQLSYGLTNKEIAQSLHISYETVKEHVQHILRKLGVSDRTQAAVWAVRKGLV, via the coding sequence ATGCCAATTCGACTGCTAATTGCCGACGATCACCTCGTCGTCCGTACTGGGCTGAAAAGCCTGGTTGCCTCCACAGAAATCGAAATCGTCGGCGAGGCGACGAGCGGCGGCGAATGTGTCCGCCTCGCCCAAGAGTTGCTGCCGGATGTCGTGCTGCTCGACATCCGCATGCCTGATGGCGACGGCCTGAATGCACTCAGTCGGCTCAAGCTCGACAAGCCCGCCTTGCCGGTGCTGGTGTTTTCGACCTACGACAATCCGACCTACGTAGCCCGGGCCGTGGCGCTGGGCGCCAACGGCTATCTGTCCAAGGGCTCAACCCGCAACGAGCTGGTGTCGGCCATTCAGACCGTGGCCAAGGGCGAGAACGCCTGGACGCGCGATGAATTACGGCGAGTAACAGGTGCGCTGGCCACACCAAGATTGGCCTCGGATATCGACGTGCCGCTGACACAGCGCGAGAGCGAGGTCCTACGCCAGCTTTCGTACGGTCTGACCAACAAGGAAATCGCCCAGTCGCTCCATATCAGCTACGAGACTGTGAAGGAGCACGTGCAACATATATTGCGCAAACTAGGTGTCTCGGACCGGACCCAGGCGGCCGTCTGGGCAGTGCGCAAAGGGCTGGTGTAA
- a CDS encoding APC family permease, with protein MQNPAAPIDPPHDELIRDFGLAKATALNMSNMIGIGPFITMNLILGAMGGPQAILGWMVGVVLAICDGMVWSELSAAMPGSGGTYLYLRECFGRERWGRFMAFMFIWQFMLSGPLEIASGAIGLSKYAAYPLLHMGWIEAPHAAVDGPVRGSASELAIAKEPTVGPTSWGISKTVAERTIACTVSFLAVVLLYRRITAIGRLTVILWLAMLGTVLFMIVSGLMHFDMNLILPFPENAFRLDVKFLFGLGTAMGIAMYDYLGYYDVCYIGDEVRHPEKNIPRSILISVVAVAAIYMTMNISFIGVIPWQEVGDTVATTFVERLYGPGAASLITVFVAITAFASIFAMFLGYSRIPYAAARDGTFFSFFNHLHPIQKFPDRSLLVVGGLTMIASLWTLEDVINAILACRILVQFLGQNAGLMYYRRKHTARRMPFRMWLYPIPCWIAFLGWSFIYGSKLVGQREMPLYKQEALLGLFVIATGAVVFLIWSAQARQWPFSRRSDRAAH; from the coding sequence ATGCAAAACCCCGCTGCCCCGATTGATCCACCGCACGACGAGTTGATCAGAGATTTTGGTCTAGCGAAGGCCACAGCCCTGAACATGTCGAACATGATCGGCATCGGGCCGTTCATTACCATGAACCTCATCCTGGGCGCGATGGGGGGCCCCCAGGCAATCCTCGGCTGGATGGTGGGTGTCGTCCTGGCGATTTGCGATGGCATGGTGTGGAGCGAACTGTCCGCGGCCATGCCAGGATCAGGGGGCACCTATTTGTATCTACGCGAGTGCTTCGGTCGCGAACGTTGGGGCCGATTCATGGCCTTTATGTTCATCTGGCAGTTCATGCTCAGCGGACCATTGGAGATCGCCAGTGGCGCGATCGGGCTGAGCAAGTATGCCGCCTATCCTCTGCTGCACATGGGTTGGATCGAGGCTCCGCACGCCGCGGTCGACGGGCCAGTTCGGGGCTCGGCGAGCGAACTGGCAATTGCGAAGGAGCCGACCGTCGGGCCAACGTCATGGGGGATCAGCAAGACGGTCGCAGAACGGACGATTGCCTGCACGGTCTCGTTTTTGGCCGTGGTGCTGCTCTACCGCCGCATCACCGCAATTGGCCGCCTAACGGTCATCTTATGGCTGGCCATGCTTGGCACAGTGCTCTTTATGATTGTCAGCGGTCTGATGCATTTCGACATGAACTTGATTCTGCCGTTTCCTGAGAATGCGTTTCGCCTCGACGTCAAATTCTTGTTTGGCTTAGGTACAGCGATGGGAATCGCGATGTACGACTACCTGGGCTACTACGACGTCTGCTACATCGGCGATGAAGTACGACATCCAGAGAAAAACATTCCGCGGTCGATACTGATATCGGTCGTGGCCGTAGCCGCCATCTACATGACTATGAATATAAGTTTCATTGGCGTCATTCCCTGGCAGGAAGTCGGCGATACTGTAGCCACCACATTTGTCGAGCGGCTCTATGGCCCGGGGGCCGCCAGCCTGATTACGGTCTTTGTCGCGATCACGGCATTTGCATCTATCTTTGCGATGTTCTTGGGATATTCGCGCATTCCGTACGCGGCAGCGCGCGATGGTACGTTCTTCTCGTTCTTTAATCACCTGCACCCAATCCAGAAGTTCCCAGACCGCTCGCTGCTGGTTGTGGGAGGGCTCACAATGATCGCCAGCCTGTGGACCCTGGAAGATGTCATCAACGCGATTCTGGCCTGCCGAATCCTCGTGCAGTTCCTCGGACAGAATGCTGGCCTAATGTACTATCGACGAAAGCATACCGCACGGCGGATGCCGTTCCGCATGTGGCTCTATCCAATACCATGCTGGATTGCGTTTCTCGGATGGTCTTTCATATACGGGTCAAAACTGGTGGGGCAGCGCGAAATGCCGCTCTACAAGCAAGAGGCCCTGCTGGGGTTGTTTGTAATTGCGACGGGCGCGGTCGTGTTCCTGATCTGGAGTGCGCAGGCCCGGCAATGGCCGTTCTCGCGCCGGAGCGACCGAGCGGCGCATTGA
- a CDS encoding sulfotransferase produces LVLDPRHTYPTTYECFAPNHFVITESVATRLLGFLLPARRPMDNMPAGWHRPQEDEFALCNLGLPSPYLTIAFPNEPPQDQEYLTLEHVPANDLARWKKKFLRFLQEINYRSKRPQRIVLKSPPHTGRIKVLLEMFPDAKFVHIVRDPFVVFPSTVHLWKTLYSSQGMQKPTFAGLDKHVFDNFTQMYERFEADRHRIPSENFCEIRYEDLITDPVAGIRQVYEKLSLGGYDEALPALQAFVAATKGYETNKYRELEPALRDQIATRWATYIQQYGYAKSAGGGVQPPVKSSTYESARDAGNMVGS; encoded by the coding sequence CTGGTTCTCGACCCGCGTCATACTTATCCGACCACGTACGAGTGCTTCGCCCCCAACCATTTTGTCATTACAGAGTCGGTAGCGACACGGCTGCTTGGTTTCTTACTGCCGGCGCGCCGACCCATGGACAATATGCCGGCCGGTTGGCATCGCCCCCAGGAGGACGAGTTTGCACTGTGCAATCTGGGCTTGCCATCGCCCTATTTGACGATCGCCTTTCCCAACGAGCCTCCACAGGACCAGGAATACCTGACGCTGGAGCACGTGCCAGCCAACGATCTCGCGCGCTGGAAGAAGAAGTTCCTCCGATTCTTGCAAGAGATCAACTACCGCTCCAAGCGTCCGCAGCGGATCGTGCTCAAGTCACCTCCCCATACCGGTCGGATTAAAGTCCTGCTAGAAATGTTTCCCGATGCCAAGTTCGTGCATATCGTGCGCGATCCCTTCGTCGTATTTCCCTCGACAGTACACCTATGGAAGACGCTCTATTCCAGCCAGGGTATGCAGAAGCCGACCTTCGCGGGGCTCGATAAGCACGTCTTTGACAATTTCACGCAGATGTACGAGCGGTTCGAGGCCGATCGGCACCGTATCCCATCCGAGAACTTTTGCGAGATTCGTTACGAAGACCTCATCACCGATCCGGTCGCTGGCATTCGTCAGGTGTACGAAAAGCTTAGCCTGGGGGGCTACGATGAAGCCTTGCCAGCGCTGCAAGCTTTCGTGGCCGCGACCAAAGGATATGAAACCAACAAATATCGAGAGTTGGAGCCCGCCTTGCGCGACCAGATTGCAACGCGGTGGGCGACATATATCCAACAATACGGCTATGCGAAGAGCGCTGGGGGGGGAGTGCAACCTCCTGTAAAATCGTCGACTTACGAAAGTGCGCGCGACGCGGGCAACATGGTTGGGTCATAA